The Pan troglodytes isolate AG18354 chromosome 6, NHGRI_mPanTro3-v2.0_pri, whole genome shotgun sequence genomic sequence CCTAAGCCTTTGTTTAACTTAGTTTGGGCTAGAATACTCGAATTAACTCAGGATACAATTCTCCCTCCTCTGTCAAGCCTTAGAAAAAAAGAGGTGGTTGCATCACTCTCCCTCTGTCATTTGGCTGTAGATATTTGAAAGCGACATTCGTTTTAATTTGGCTTTTAACCTAGAAACCACAGCCCCTGATTCCTTATGTGGAAACCTGTGAGAGACCTTCCTTGCACCAGCACTGACTGAGACCACTCTGGAGTCCCCACACGAGCAAAACGGTTTAAGCAAAACGTTCTGCAAAACTGTCTTAAAGTCCCCGGGACTTGCGCACAGCACCTTCCGTAAAGTATCACTGAGACGTGTCCATTGATCACCACAAATCGCCACAACCCCTTCGGTGTCTCAAAAGTCAAGTTACTAAATGCATGGTGAGCACTTAAGCAGCAAGACAACAAAGTCAGCAGATGacattttaatgtgcattttgaTGTTCCATGTCTTGAAACTCAACCACAACAAGAGTAGCAAACAACAAGAAAGAGTTCCAAAAACACGTTTCTGGATCATACGATTCATCTGCAAGGAAGAGAGCTTACCGCAAATTTCAAAGGTCTGTAAGCAtcagaataaaaatacaattgtttAAATTCTTGGTATATTTTGTCTCCTTTCCTAGGAGCGAATCTCTTGAAAGTTCTCTCCTTCGTCACAGGGTCTTCCTCAAGCTTGTAGTCGTTCATTCGCTCACAGACTTTCTGCAAAAGGTCCGTTAGGAACGCCTCCGACTGGGCTAGGGGGATCTAAGAAGAAAGACAGGGCAAGGAAACTTGTCTTAATGTTAATGTTACTTCAAAGACCTTCCGGCGAGTCCACATGGAAACGCCACACTCTCCCTGAATGCAAACGTGTGCCACTTCCCTAGCACGGGCACAGAAGACGGCACCGCAGATCGTTATTACAATGTAACAACGACCTGCTTTACATCATTACGGGGCTAGCGTAAATTCCAGTTTtttataagtgtatatatttcaaagtggccagaaaaaaaatacattcaaactAGAAACTATACCTCTACATAGAATCATGTTTAGAAATCACTGAGCATGTAGCAAAAAGCATGACGCATAGAAAATGGCAGTTATTATCCATCTActtgtcagagagagagaggagagagagaggagggggagagagaaggagggagagacagagagagggagggagagagagcgagagagagagcgcgCGCTCAGCTGGCTTCAGATCCCCTTAGTCGGGGAGAAGTTGGGGAGGCCCAAAGTCTGGCCCTCCCCGGGGCTGCCCTTGGCTGCGCGTCCCCCGCGCTGCAGCCGCGCGATGGCCCGGGCTGGGGTGGACACGGGGCTGGGAGAGGAAGGGGCTCACGGACGGGCGCCCCATCTCCCAGGCGGGCTCCTCGGCTGCTTTCTTTGGGAACAGCTGGTGCACGTCCCCGCGCGCCCCTCTCCCTCCGGAATTCGGCGAGGATTCAGCTGGACCCTTTGGCCACCACCTCCGCCCCGGGCGCGGGTCAAAGAGCACCCCTCGCCCTTGGTAACGGAGACAAAACGTTCGGGGCCGTCTAGACAGGTCAAGGTGCAGGATGCGGCGTCCCCGCGGCTCCTTCCGGAAGGGGGCGTGGAGCCGCCAAGGGCGCCGGACCGCGCCGCAGCCCGGGCCTTTGCGGGCTTTTTCCCTCTCCACCCTCTGCTGATCAAAGTAGGAAGTTTGCATGACAACCGCAGTGAAAGGGGCTGAATCACAAATGAACTCGATTTCTGCAGTGTTGATCTATCCAGCCTCCATTGTCCCCTTTCAGGCGCAGTATGAACCCTTCCGGTGCCAGCGGCCGCGCTACATTCACAGGCGCGCTCGGGGCGCACAAAGGGTCTCCGCGCTTCACCGCCATCTGGCCACAAATCTCATCAGCGGCGCGGCGGCGTCCCCTTGAAAGCGCGGGCGGAGGGTGCGCCTGTGTTCTTGAGACCCAGGTTCCATTACAAACCACCCAGCATCGCCACCGGCGCCCCCCGTTTCAATAAGGAAGCCACTTTGTCAAAACATTCTAAAAGAAACTTGGGAAGAGGACACGTCAGAGAAATACCAACGCCGATTAACTATCAGCTGCGCCTCCCCTGTGCACAGGTAACATCCCCCCTTCTCCCCCACGACTCGACTGGAGCTTGATTTTGAGCTGCTCTCAAGGCCCAGGCACTCGAATCGGAAGTTAAATAGCTTATGGACTATTTAATAGAATATACCACCACACGTATCTAATCACTCAAATACCACGCTTTTAAAACTCATGAATGTTTTAATCTCTAAAAATGTCTACAGTCAAAAACTGCAGCCTAAGTGGCTCAAAGTGCACATTTCAAACACAAGTAGCGTTCTACTTACGCTTTAATTATGCCgttcattaattttcattaagTTGTAAAACATGCAAAGAATACGTAGATtaacaaacaaaactgaaaatctgttttattaatttacagaaacaaataattaaacaCGTATTAATCACtggaaaaactataaaatgcagaggcagattttaaaatgtaatttaatcaaGACAGATCATTAGCGGAAAGATTAcggaggttttctttttctgtgatgcATGTATTTTAGGTATTATTTCCTTAGCtgatacatatacaatatattcaTAGTAGTTTCTGGATGTCAACAGAGTAGCATTTTACTTGAAAGTGAAGAGTAGAcgctgtcatttaaaaatatctaactgTAATCAagaaattcattctctctctcctttccttcctccctcccccactctcGTTTCCCATCTGAAAAGTAAACATACTTGATACTTGGGGGGATGGGGACAGAGCCAGGAGGAACCAGGGTCTGATCGCTGGGGGCTTTCAGAAACTTAGGCCTTCCTTCCATTAGAACACCAAATTCCATCCTAATACACCACTTAATTCATGTTGAGTAGAGGCCACGCTGAAAACTAATTTTTCAATTCACAGAACATTGTGAGCTATTTGCAAAAGTTGCTGAGCATATAAGTTTTGAGCAAAATTGTGATGTTTGTGTGTGGAAGGCCTTCCACAACTTACTTCTGTGGGCCACTTGATTTATTTCCTAGGTTGCACCTTTTGGAAACAGTTCCCCATGTTAAAACTTTCTACCTACCAgtggattgtttttattttgaaagtgtaATTTGACATGTTTGAATATGCTACTGTTTTGCCTATTTTAACACAAATATGTTATGGCAAGGTACAAACGTGTGAATTTCTACAATTTTGTCAGTCTATGAAGGCTGACTGGCTTTTTGATGTGATTCGCTAGCCCTTTAGAGTAAACAttctttaaaagtagaaaatgttTGCTGGCAGCTAGCTCGGAGACACTACCTTACGATGTTCGTTAAAAACAGGAAAGGGAAAACAGCCAGCATGAGACGAGTGGAGTTCATTTTTGCAGAAGATTAAGAAAAATTTTGATCCTGAAATCCCAAAGCATCAATTTTTTTGAGCAagtatttaagaaaaagataCTTATGCATTACAGCtctttatacatttattcaaatGTACATGATTAGAGTTTAAAATGATTCTAAGTAGCTGAACGACGTTCAGTACATTTAAAGACTGTTCACAGAATAActgggcttttttttccccctcaaagtGTTTTGATTATAAGAGGCCAATAAGTATTGGGACAAGTGGAATAAAACGAAGTCTTTCTATACTGTGAGGATTTTGAATAGTACTTGTCAATAAAGCACCTCCTATTGTAATCTTAGAGAGCCTTGCCTCTGCCCTCCAAGGACTGTCTCAGAGATACTAACCTCATTAAAATATGAATGAGAAGGCCTGTGTAGCCAGAGAAAACCCACGCACTGGCACAGTTTTCTTATCTGCCATTGCTTTTACATATGGACTTGTTTGGTACAAGTTATAAGTAGAAAAATGATCCATGATAATTTCATTGCTATCTTAGAGTACCCAAGCACTCCAAGTCAATCCTAACTTTTCCCAGATTTTAACCCCACCTATAACTCTTAATCATACTTCCTAAATGTAGTGCCTATTTCTCCCCCTTTACGTTTCTTCTGACCCTGTGCTTGTTGTGTGAGCAAtggaatgggggtggggagatACCCATAGCCCTACTTTAGAGTGGAAAGAAGTACTTGAAAGTTCTGGCTTTGGCTTCTCCAGAAGAGAAGAGCTAGGGAGTTTATTACAGACCTCTATGATAATGCTTTAATAACGGCCAATTACAGCATGCCTCCGTGTTTGTTCATTACTGTGTCTCTGTTAATCTTGTAGTAAATTTCTTGCTTGATAGCTGTCACAATCAGCAGGAATACAATTATGTTACAGTGGAAACTGTCGTTGTGGTATATCTGTCTCTCCCATTACAGTCTGACAACCTCCAATAAATTTCACTCATCTTTATCGTTATTTTGGAGTGTCCTTCAGATACGAAACCAGTACTTAACCTGTTTAGTGACTGATAATTAATTTCACATTGTAGCAAAGATTTTCTTTCTAGAGGTTTagttaatgtaaaattttaattgcATTGTAGCAATATTGCATCTAGTTTAATCACTAACTTTTCATCCATAAAAATTGAAATCACTGCTGATATTAGTTAAAAGTCAATATTTAGAAGTGAAAATTCAAAGCTCCTTTGCTCTAGGCTACAACAGGGGAAGCATGAATTCAGAAACTCTTGTAAGCTGATGAGATATATAATTAGCTTTTATGTTAATTGACTGCTATGAGTTTGTTGTATGACACTTCATATAATATGCAAATAGCATTGACTGTTTAGTTTTATTAGACAATATAATTAGAAATCTAAAGGCACTCATTTCGATGAGGAATAATAAAGGCTGATACATTTCCAGTGTTCtgtatatcagaaaaaaatgaattgcatCTGGACGTAATAAGAGAGGTTTTAGCTAGACATTATTTAGGGAGCCCAAACCACATATAACGGAATTAATGGGAGTGCTTCCAGCCACCGTAAACTCCATATTTAAACACGTGAATTTGTGGTGTCCATAAGACCTTGGGGGTAAAACACAAATGTTTCAGTACAATTTACCACAAATAATAATATacttaatgaaaataatacctAAATGTTGCCTGCTATAATTAAAGTGAAATAAGTCattcttatttaaaacaaaatagtttGCGAGTAAGTGTTCCAGTTCTTGTTACTCACAGACATTACCAATAACATATATGCTcaggttgttaaaaaaaaaaaaaggtaataaaataagaacaatgtGATTTTGGGGGGATATTTTTCcagaattcatttttctttttaatttctggaGCTTATTTTCAACTTAACAGtgatcaaacagaaaaaaaaaaggcgtaATGAATCAACATTAATGATCTTTCCAAATGGGGGTCATCTACCAATTTGATTATGAAGTTAAAAAACACACTTTCCTTTTATCATTAAATGCAAAATTGGTACTAGCATTTGCTTTCCTATTTTAAAACGTATTCTGCCAGTTTGAAAAATAAACCCtttaatttttgaacattttaggtagaatgaaaagaaatacaatCTGTCACATGAAAAATACCATAAGCTTAACCTCTGTTAAAAAATCTTCTAAGCAAGGACTTTGGGCACCCAATTCACACTGCACCTCTTGGCTGTGCCCTCTGGTGGGCACCGCTCAGAGGGCTCCTACTGCTTTCCAAAAACTCCTAAGAGGAGAAAGTGAGAGTCCCTAAAAAGGCAGAGGCAACAATATTGCGGCATAAACGGAGCATGATGCGAATGTGTTCATTcgttcaacagatatttactgaactCCATCTAATGTCAGACAAATACACTTCTCTAATTCCGACGTTTAAAAAGAGGACGCTTCCGTGATtctgcataaaaattaaaataaaatttttggaaaagaaCATGTGCCCAGTGGAAGTCCAATAAACATGAATTAATGATAATATAACCCTTTGTCATCGATTGTCATCAACTGTTTccttattttacagttttctgcCCAACAAAGATCTGCATGTTTCACTGTCTTGTTACTGAGAACATAATGGTTGATGAGTGATGATCCGTTTGGAACCACCTCTGCAAAAcatttccccaacctagaaaaGCGGAAAAGTCCTATTTTTGGAATCTGTTGGGGCATTTCCCAACTTGGTCTTCTGAATACTTGCGGGCATATGGCAAGACTTCCTTATAAAATGTTAGAcgtctggctgggtgcagtggctcacacctgtaatcccagcactttggaaggccgagatgggtggatcagctgaggttgggagttcaagaccagcctgaccaacatggagagacccagtctctactaaaaatacaaaattagccaggtgtggtggcgcatgcctgtcatcccagctactcaggaggctaaggcgggagaatcgcttgaacccgggaggtggaagttgtggtgagccgagatcgcgccattgcactccagcctgggcaacaagagcaaaactctgtctcaaaaaataaagtaaaataaaataaaataaaataaaataaaaaatgttagatATCTAAGAGGAAAAGGGACAAATGAACTGGATGATGAGTCAGGAAATTCTGCGTGCTTCATCTCACAGATGAGAAAGCACACACATactgcacacacgcacacaccacgcCATGCATATAGGCACacagatgcatgcacacacatggatTATGCAGAAGGGGCCAGCTGGCTTCTGGCAAGCAAACCAGAAAACATTGTATGGCTTCCGGGGAGGCAGAGACCGCTGCAAGCAGAAGGGCTTCAAGGTTTCCTGACCCTCTGCTCTTCCTGACCTGTGGTCCATGCACAGGGCCACACCTCAGGAGAGTCCCTGCTCATCTGGCCTCCACATCCTGGTCCTGGCCTCAAggcccaccccccccacccccccaccccccccgccCCGCCAGGAACTCTTTCACATCCTAAGAACAGGCCTCGGTGATTAGAACAAGAGGCTCTTCCACCTCCCAGACCACCAGGCCATGTCTGAAGCCACACCTGGAGAGCTGCTGCAGGGTGCTGGGCTCCCCCTATGGGAGACGCCTCACCCACTGAAATAGACACGATTCACCTCCCCCACCCTAGGGACCCGGGGACCGCAGGGTGTCTGTGCATCCCAGATGCCCGACGTGACCCCCTGATGTCCAGTCACAAATCAAGAggtgtggagggtggagggagagacCAGGCCGCCTGGGGAGTCGACTGGGGGAAACGAGGGGATTTGGGGATTTCTCGGAGGTGCGTCTCTTGGCAGATTTGTGCTGCTGGCTAGGAGTGCTGGGGAAAGGGAGAAGTCGTCTGGAACTGGGATGAAGTGAGGCTTCTCCGCAGCAGGGAGGGCAGAGCCTCTTTTCAATGAGCGTTCATTTTCTGGTTCCCAGGGTCTAGAAAGACagctctttctttaaaaacatttgttaatGGAAAAAAGTAATACATCAAtttgatttctttaaaacaaaaacaagaacagaagGGTAGAGTAAAATCTAAGGCTcatccctcccccagacccctCAGGCCCCCAGATCTCCTCCCGTGAGAAACATTCCAGGTACGTGTCTACATGTGTGAGCAAATGaacgtgcatgcgtgtgtgtgtcccCCCTCCTCTTTTACACAGATTAAAGCATGACATGCACCCTGTCTATTGCTTTGTCTTTGTCCCTTGATAGACCTCAGGGCTAAGAGGACTCATTCTGTGTCCAGGATTCGAAGGGAATGGTCCACTGACCATACCCTGAAACAAGTGACTCGAAAGTCAAATCCACCCCCATGGGAGACAAGAGTTAAAGAACACCATCCGCCCAGAGGGCAGTTTCAGGAGGGGTATTCCCAAGAGTTCTGAATGATGGCAGAATATGGCTAGAACATTTGTGAAAAATCAGTTATGTTGTTTCAGTAACAGTGTTCGAGAAGTTTTTGCATCAAATTTACTTTAACCTATGCCAAAACAACAGTCTCAGTGGGAGAGGATGAGAGTTTTTAACCCCACTTCCCAAGTGAGGACCCCAGTGTTTCAGGGCTGGCCAGCGAGGAGCGGGCTGGCACAGGATGACAGCCAGAGTGGAACCGCGGGGACCTCAATAGGAACTCtcagatgaggaggctgagggacGACCAGGAGACGCGGTGTCCTCAAGGAGTCACAGGCTAAGCTGGATGGAAACCCACACAGAAGACTGCGACCCCAGCCTGGGGCACACCCAGTGCCTCCAGAACGCTGGGTCACCCAGTAGGAGCAAGGGTTACCTCAGCTGACCGGGAAGCTGGTGATGGCCCAGCAGGAGTCTACTTCTTAGAGTCACAATGCCTCAGACCCAGTGTGCCATCCCCAGGAATGTCCTGGGCCCAGGGTGACACTCGGGCCATTCCCTTGGTCCCGCCTGGCCACCTTCTGTTCCCTCCTGGTGACTCCTCGGCCTCCTAGAACCTCAGCAGCCCTCCGGGAAGCCCTTAGGTTGGGCTGAGCTGTCGTGGGCGTTGCCTCTGTTGGCCTAGCAGATGGGCTGAAACTGCTGTGATTGGGGTCTCCACCACCCTGGCCTTTAGCTGAGACATGGCCGCTGGTCCTTGGGGCATTCTATTTCCTAATCAACttctgcagcagctgctgcatgTGCCGTGCCCTCCACAAATGACCAAGTAGGGCCATAGCTGTGGGCTGAATCATGTccccaaaatccatatgttgaagccctaaagCCCGGGACCTCAGAATGAGACTGTATCTGGAGATACGATCTTTGAAGAGGGGATTAAGATCAGATCGGGTCATTGAGGTGGCCCCTTTTCAAATCTGGCCAGTGTCCTTGTAGGAAGAGGACATTAGGAAACCGACACGCACAGAGGGACGGCCATGTGAGGACGCAGAGGGAAGACgccgtctacaagccaaggagaggcctcaggagaaaccagcccTGAGACACCTTGATCCtaggcttccagcctccagagccatgCAAGAATGAATTTCCATTGTTAGTGGCTCCTGTCTGTGGGACTTGTTATACAGCTGCAGCTGTATCCACAGTCACAGCGTGACGTCCTCCTGCCTCAAGTTCTGCTAGGTGCAGCCCAAGCCCATGGATCTGAGCATTCACCAAGAACAGGTGACTccacctccaggaagcctggACACCATGCAGAGGCGGCCAGCAGGTCCACCCCACACGCCGAGCAACACAAAGGTCCCTGCAGGGCTGCACCTGCACGTGCAAAAAATGGTTCATCATCTGAATTTCTCCTGCAACACGGCAAAGTGGGGGCACTGGGCTCGGGGTCCACCCAAACACCTGAATGCTAGCCTGGCTTCACTTTTATCCACTGGCCATGGGCGGGGACAGCCACACATCTTCTTGTCTTCTAGCATCCTCCTCTGTAGAACCAGGGCGATGATATCCGCCTTAATCAAGTAATTGGTTGGAAAATCCTTCAAAACATTTGATGCGATACAGAAAGGTGCAGTGTTTTTATTTGATCTCTGATAGCCATCATTGTCTTAGATCTTAAACACCTTTAAAGTGGCAGGCATTTAAGCAGCACAGTGATTTCTGTCCTCTCCCTTCAggtgaggagcaggaggagggacACCGTCCTGCATGTGACCCAAGGCCCACTGGTCCCTTCACACCAGCGGGCATTGAAGAGCTTTCCCGTGAAGCTCTCTCTGCCGAAACCCTTCTCCTCCCATCCTCTCAGGATCTGGGAGTTGCCAGGAGGGGTGGCCAGATCTGCAGTGCTCAAAGGGTGGTCCTTGGGCCAGCAGCATGGCTTCCGTGGGAGCTCATCAGTCATGCAGAGTCCCAGGTGATTTGTGAGTACAGCCAAGTGTGGGCAGTGCTAGTTtaggaagatgaggaggaagaggaagatggtGGCTACCTGCTGACTGttttatattctgcttttgtGCTTTATCTAGAAAGCATGCAGCAGAGATCAGAGGAAGGGCCATTTGGTCCAGAGAGACCCTGATTCACAGCCTTGTCCTGTTCCACGCAATGTTGGGATGAGCTGAAGAAGATGCCTCCGTTCTCAGACCCAAAAGGCACAAAGACGGCACCTTTGGGAGAGCCAGGCACTACCAGTGTCTTGAGTGCTGAATATTGTGCATTCGAAAGCAATGAGAGCTCTAGGGTGGACCTTTCACTGTCACTCAAAGAGAACAAGGAAGCAGAGAAGGATGATAAATGGCATCTTAGCGGTTCCTGGCCCCTGTCTTAAGAGTAAGATCTTTTACTGTATTACAGGGCCGGGCATTTTCCTAAAATGGTTTAGATCCTTCGTGTCATTATTTTCTCTCCTACATTTCTGGTCTTCTGCAGCACACTCCCCAGGTGGGTGAGTGGTGTCCGGGGTCTCACCCTGCAGGACTGGATTCCAGTACTCAGGGACGGGCAGCCTGTGTGGTGGAAGGCTACCTCGCGCAGGCACATGCCAGCCAGACTATCCAGGAAGAAATGCCGGGAAGAAAAAGGGGTCGTGTTTTCTCTGATCCACCAAATTCAGGTCAGTCTAGAGCCAAATCCAATTCCAGTTTAGAAATGGGTTTCAACGCTTAACACACCGCATCTTATCCTGGCTGCAAAATTTTTTGTCTTAAGAAATACCAAGTTTTGAATAGGCTGTGACCAGACGTGTCATCACTTCAGGTAGAGAGAGGGCAGGTCATCAGCGAACACCTGGAGTGTTTGAAGAGGCCACCACACCCAAGGGACTGGGAAAGGGGTGACCTGTGTCTTGCTGCTTGCCTAGTGCTTCCTGGATCCCAGGTTCATACCATCTTTGCCAGACTGGAAAGAATGGAtgcaggctgggtgtagtggctcatgcctgtaatcccgcactagagaggccaagacaggaggatcctttgatctcttgtttgagaccagcctgagcaacatagtgagagcttgtctctacaaaaaataaacaaaattagctgggcatggtggcgagcacctgtggtcccagctacttgggaggctgaagtgggagaatcacctgaacccaggaggtcaaggctgtagtggaccgacatcgcaccactgcactccagcctgggtgatggagcaagaccctgtctcaaaaataaataaataaataaataaataaataaataaataaataagaaagaaagaagaaaaatgggtgcAAAGTATAAAGAACAGATTGAATCCAAACCTGACCCGTTATCAGTGGCAAAAAAAGACTATTAATAAGTTAATATTATTCGTGTTAAATAAAATCCTTTGTGTTGTTTGCCTGTTTACTCAAGTAATGAAATTCAAACCCGAAGGGAAACAATGAACTCACAATCTTAGCATCCTGACAAAACAAAGTGTCTCTTTCCAGCCTTCACCCACATGTAGCTCTAATTCTCTATCCTCCACCCCACATATTCACACTGAATTCAGACATTTCCGTGGTATTACACAGCCTCCATATCCACAGTTAGTGGCAACAGAGTGCTCAATAAGAATTCATAGCTCCTCTCATAGTTCCTTGACTTTGGGACATTTGGGGTAttgacaacattttaaaaatgatcagtAACTCTGCTATGAGGATTTCTGTATCACTTTTTCCTGTAGAATTATTTTTGCGGAACATATTCCTAAGTTTGGGGTAACCAGGTCGCCGTAGGTATACATTCCCGTATGTTCATATTTCTGGCCGAGGAATGGAAGAGTGCTCAGCTAAGACAGAGACATCTATAAAATAAGCTGCAAGCCAAATCACACTGTGAATTTCTGTAATGGTCTCCCCTCTCGAAAGAGGAACAGGCAGCTCATTGCTTGGGATTCCTCTGAAACCTCTGGCTCTTGTTTATCCTCTCCACTTGGAGGCGAGAGCCCATGGTAGAAGGACAGATAGTGTGAGCTTCGTTGTGCCGGCCGAGAGCACCCACATGCGGTCCCAGGGCATTTCTTAGCGCCTGCTGGGAGTGGCCACCagttgtctctttttctttctctttctttctttctttctttctttgtttcttttttttttttttttttgaggcagagtttcactcttgtcacccaggctggagtgtaatggcatgatcttggctcactgcaacctccacctccccagttcaagtgattctcatgcctcagcctcccaagtagctgggatta encodes the following:
- the CNPY1 gene encoding protein canopy homolog 1 isoform X4, with product MNDYKLEEDPVTKERTFKRFAPRKGDKIYQEFKQLYFYSDAYRPLKFACETIIEEYEDEIFSLIAQETHYLADKLCSEKSDLCETSANHTEL
- the CNPY1 gene encoding protein canopy homolog 1 isoform X3, translated to MKDGLYYREQIPLAQSEAFLTDLLQKVCERMNDYKLEEDPVTKERTFKRFAPRKGDKIYQEFKQLYFYSDAYRPLKFACETIIEEYEDEIFSLIAQETHYLADKLCSEKSDLCETSANHTEL
- the CNPY1 gene encoding protein canopy homolog 1 isoform X1; translated protein: MQTSYFDQQRVEREKARKGPGCGAVRRPWRLHAPFRKEPRGRRILHLDLSRRPRTFCLRYQGRGVLFDPRPGRRWWPKGPAESSPNSGGRGARGDVHQLFPKKAAEEPAWEMGRPSIPLAQSEAFLTDLLQKVCERMNDYKLEEDPVTKERTFKRFAPRKGDKIYQEFKQLYFYSDAYRPLKFACETIIEEYEDEIFSLIAQETHYLADKLCSEKSDLCETSANHTEL